The Candidatus Methylomirabilota bacterium genome includes a window with the following:
- a CDS encoding ATP-binding protein, translated as MSSEQQVEALLAAARDGVIVVDDERTFVDANPAACRLLGRSVQDLVGRRFDDLLQPGVNLESAWQGFLHCGEQVGEVRLIRPDGAVTHIEYSATARFVAGRHLAILRDIADRKRAEREWTELRQREQLRLRETETLLAVSRALSSTLDPAETMRRVAREIARAIGADMVGAYLSDAAGEHLWPTAGYHVPPDLLDAFRQIPIPINNHLAIEEAWAHRRAVWTDDMPSDPRVDVSILRQFPHQSCVFVPICTKDRPVGGFFVVWWTARRSITEWEIGLLQGISDFAGIFLENAQLYRETAEANRAKEQFFAMLSHELRNPLGAIANAVAALDRCRAGTDTAVRLRQIIDRQTHHLTRLVDDLLDVARATAGKISLQRQPVDLSDVAGGCVRSLRESGRVRRHRLTFRAESVIVSADPTRLAQIITNLLDNAVKFTPSGGSVDVDILREGQEGVVRVSDTGIGMDPQMLPRVFELFAQAQQPADRAVGGLGIGLALSRHLVELHGGTIAAASEGRGRGAQFTVRLRLEPAGVPAAAPAAPSTDRSRSVLIVEDKDDTREALRLLLESLGHRVLEAPDGPRGLELALDHQPEVVLIDLGLPGLDGYEVARALRASPAGKTALLIAVTGYGQAEDRRRSKEAGFDAHLVKPVSQSLLLSFITAPSASDSDLAAR; from the coding sequence GTGTCCAGCGAGCAACAGGTCGAGGCGCTCCTCGCCGCCGCCCGTGACGGCGTGATCGTGGTCGATGACGAACGGACATTCGTCGATGCCAACCCGGCCGCGTGCCGGCTGCTTGGCCGCTCCGTCCAGGATCTTGTCGGTCGCCGGTTCGACGACCTCCTCCAGCCCGGCGTGAATCTCGAGAGCGCCTGGCAGGGGTTTCTCCACTGCGGCGAACAAGTCGGCGAGGTGCGGCTCATCCGCCCCGACGGGGCGGTCACGCACATCGAGTACAGCGCGACGGCTCGGTTCGTGGCCGGCCGTCACCTGGCGATCCTGCGCGACATCGCCGACCGCAAGCGAGCCGAGAGGGAGTGGACGGAGTTACGGCAGCGCGAGCAGTTGCGCTTGCGGGAGACGGAGACGTTACTGGCGGTGAGCCGGGCGCTGAGCTCGACGCTCGACCCCGCCGAGACGATGCGGCGGGTGGCCCGGGAGATCGCCCGGGCGATCGGGGCCGACATGGTGGGCGCCTACCTCTCCGACGCCGCGGGGGAGCATCTTTGGCCCACGGCCGGGTATCACGTGCCTCCCGATCTGCTCGACGCCTTCCGGCAGATCCCGATCCCGATCAACAACCATCTGGCCATCGAGGAGGCGTGGGCGCACCGGCGCGCCGTGTGGACCGACGACATGCCGAGCGACCCGCGCGTCGACGTGTCGATCCTCCGGCAGTTCCCGCATCAGTCCTGCGTCTTCGTGCCGATCTGTACGAAGGACCGCCCGGTCGGCGGCTTCTTCGTCGTCTGGTGGACGGCGCGGCGCTCCATCACGGAGTGGGAGATCGGTCTGCTCCAGGGCATCAGCGACTTCGCGGGGATCTTCCTGGAAAACGCCCAGCTCTATCGCGAGACGGCCGAGGCCAATCGCGCGAAGGAACAGTTTTTCGCCATGCTGTCCCACGAGCTGCGCAATCCGCTCGGTGCGATCGCCAATGCGGTGGCCGCCCTCGATCGTTGCCGGGCCGGCACCGACACGGCCGTGCGGCTGCGTCAGATCATCGATCGCCAGACCCATCACCTTACGCGGCTGGTGGATGACCTGCTGGACGTGGCCCGGGCGACGGCCGGCAAGATCAGCCTGCAGCGTCAGCCCGTGGATCTGAGCGACGTGGCCGGCGGCTGCGTGCGCTCGCTGCGCGAGAGCGGGCGTGTCCGGCGCCACCGGTTGACGTTTCGGGCCGAGTCCGTCATCGTGAGCGCCGATCCCACGCGGCTCGCGCAGATCATCACGAACCTGCTCGACAACGCGGTGAAGTTCACCCCCAGCGGGGGCTCGGTAGACGTGGACATCCTCCGGGAGGGTCAGGAGGGCGTCGTCCGCGTCAGCGACACCGGGATCGGCATGGATCCCCAGATGCTGCCGAGGGTCTTCGAGCTGTTCGCCCAGGCCCAGCAGCCGGCGGACCGAGCGGTCGGCGGGCTCGGTATCGGCCTGGCCCTGAGTCGCCACCTGGTCGAGCTGCACGGGGGCACGATCGCCGCGGCCAGTGAGGGCCGCGGGCGCGGCGCGCAGTTCACCGTGCGCCTGCGACTGGAGCCGGCCGGCGTACCGGCGGCGGCGCCGGCGGCGCCGAGCACGGATCGCAGCCGGAGCGTGCTCATCGTCGAGGACAAGGACGACACGCGCGAGGCGCTGCGGCTGCTGCTGGAGTCGCTGGGGCATCGGGTGCTCGAGGCGCCCGACGGCCCCCGCGGTCTCGAGCTGGCGCTCGATCACCAGCCCGAAGTGGTCTTGATCGACCTGGGGCTGCCAGGGCTGGACGGCTACGAGGTCGCGCGAGCCCTCCGGGCAAGCCCGGCTGGCAAGACGGCCCTCCTCATCGCCGTCACCGGGTACGGGCAGGCCGAGGATCGGCGCCGGTCGAAAGAGGCGGGGTTCGACGCCCACCTCGTGAAGCCGGTGTCGCAGAGCTTGCTCCTGAGCTTCATCACGGCGCCGTCAGCCTCGGACTCCGACCTCGCCGCCCGCTGA
- a CDS encoding DUF488 family protein: MTRETRLKRPDASKRIRIKRAYDPSAAQDGRRILVDRLWPRGLSRQSARIEEWARDLAPSAPLRKWFGHDPKRWPEFQKRYQAELRARPDRLAWLAGLARRGRITLVYAARDPDHNNARVLQRLVARRLGQPGRRWRDTAR, translated from the coding sequence GTGACCAGGGAGACGAGGCTGAAGCGGCCCGACGCGTCGAAACGCATCCGGATCAAGCGGGCGTACGACCCCTCTGCCGCGCAGGACGGCCGGCGCATCCTGGTCGACCGCCTGTGGCCGCGCGGGCTCAGCCGGCAGAGCGCCCGGATCGAGGAGTGGGCCCGCGACCTGGCGCCCTCGGCCCCGCTGCGCAAGTGGTTCGGCCACGACCCGAAACGGTGGCCCGAGTTCCAGAAGCGGTACCAGGCCGAGCTGCGCGCGCGCCCGGATCGGCTCGCCTGGCTGGCGGGACTGGCGCGGCGGGGGCGGATCACCCTCGTCTACGCGGCCCGGGACCCCGACCACAACAACGCCCGCGTGCTGCAGCGTCTGGTGGCCAGACGGTTGGGACAGCCCGGCCGGCGCTGGCGCGATACGGCGCGTTGA
- a CDS encoding MFS transporter has product MIAPVAPLGGEAQSPYRWVVVGVSATVNSLAWSVRSTFAVFYVALLGEFAWRRGEAALGYSLSWLLLLVFSPLAGWLYDRWGARLLVPAGGILLGVALALTGHVTTLWQYYLAFGVLAGAGIAGIQMPAAAVVSRWFVRSRGVAMGIISAGASASAIVFYPLNTWLIVTFGWREALAIFGLLVAVVTIPLAAFFYRDPPDTREHSRGLTVDPPPMAGSDWTLGMALRSVPFWAVFAMWGFGVIGYQIVTTHQVAHALDRGFSAVTLGWLFGLSGVCTVAGNVLGGALSDRWGREWVFALGSAIGMAGIGCLAWLDGPEHFWRLLGYVVSGVGFGMRISLLAAIPTDLFAGRHLGVILGAAHGGGGLGGFIGPFLGGWLFDVTGSYRIAFAVAALAIGASALAAWIAAPRRARAMASPSPRAARQVPAKED; this is encoded by the coding sequence GTGATCGCGCCTGTGGCGCCGCTGGGCGGGGAGGCGCAGTCACCGTATCGCTGGGTCGTGGTCGGCGTCTCCGCCACCGTCAACTCGCTCGCCTGGTCGGTTCGCTCGACGTTCGCGGTGTTCTACGTCGCGCTCCTCGGCGAGTTCGCCTGGAGACGCGGCGAGGCGGCGCTGGGGTACTCCTTGAGCTGGTTGCTGCTCCTGGTGTTTTCTCCCCTGGCCGGCTGGCTCTACGATCGCTGGGGGGCCCGGCTCCTGGTACCGGCGGGCGGGATCCTCCTCGGCGTCGCTCTGGCGCTGACCGGTCACGTCACGACGCTCTGGCAGTACTACCTGGCGTTCGGCGTCCTGGCGGGTGCGGGGATCGCCGGGATCCAGATGCCGGCTGCGGCGGTGGTCAGCCGATGGTTCGTTCGTTCGCGCGGCGTGGCGATGGGTATCATCAGCGCGGGCGCCTCGGCCAGCGCCATCGTCTTCTATCCCCTCAACACCTGGCTGATCGTCACGTTCGGCTGGCGCGAAGCGCTCGCCATCTTCGGCCTCCTCGTGGCCGTCGTCACCATCCCTCTCGCCGCGTTCTTCTATCGTGACCCGCCGGACACGCGCGAACACTCGCGCGGGCTCACCGTCGATCCGCCGCCGATGGCCGGCAGCGACTGGACGCTCGGCATGGCACTGCGCAGCGTCCCGTTCTGGGCGGTGTTCGCGATGTGGGGGTTCGGGGTGATCGGGTACCAGATCGTGACGACACATCAGGTGGCGCACGCGCTCGACCGGGGGTTCAGCGCCGTGACGCTCGGGTGGCTGTTCGGGCTGAGCGGCGTGTGCACGGTCGCGGGGAACGTGCTCGGCGGGGCCCTCTCCGATCGCTGGGGCCGCGAGTGGGTCTTTGCCCTCGGCTCGGCCATCGGGATGGCGGGCATCGGATGCCTCGCCTGGCTCGATGGCCCCGAACACTTCTGGCGACTGCTCGGCTACGTGGTGTCGGGGGTGGGCTTCGGCATGCGCATTTCTCTGCTGGCGGCCATCCCGACCGACCTCTTCGCGGGGCGGCATCTGGGGGTCATTCTCGGGGCGGCCCACGGCGGCGGCGGACTGGGAGGGTTCATCGGGCCGTTCCTCGGCGGCTGGCTCTTCGACGTCACCGGAAGCTACCGGATCGCGTTCGCCGTCGCCGCGCTCGCCATCGGCGCCTCCGCGCTGGCCGCCTGGATCGCGGCCCCGCGGAGAGCGCGGGCGATGGCCAGCCCGTCACCGCGCGCGGCGCGGCAGGTCCCGGCGAAGGAGGACTGA
- a CDS encoding SRPBCC family protein, which yields MATIEQSINVDVPVRTAYNQWTQFEEFPKFMEGVREVRQLDDKRLHWRAEIAGKEKQWEAEITEQTPDQRIAWTSRTKPWNGGVVTFHRLADSVTRVMVQLEYDPEGVIENVGDTLGVVSARVKGDLQRFKEFIETRGYETGAWRGEIKQDRVEKTDRERRAS from the coding sequence ATGGCGACCATCGAGCAATCCATCAACGTCGACGTGCCCGTGCGCACCGCGTACAACCAGTGGACCCAGTTCGAAGAGTTCCCCAAGTTCATGGAAGGCGTCAGAGAAGTGCGCCAGCTCGACGACAAGCGCTTGCACTGGCGGGCGGAGATCGCGGGCAAGGAGAAGCAGTGGGAGGCCGAGATCACCGAGCAGACGCCCGACCAGCGCATCGCCTGGACCAGCCGCACGAAGCCCTGGAACGGCGGCGTGGTCACGTTCCACCGACTCGCCGATAGTGTCACCCGCGTGATGGTCCAGCTCGAGTACGACCCGGAGGGCGTCATCGAGAACGTCGGCGACACGCTCGGCGTCGTCTCGGCCCGAGTGAAGGGCGATCTGCAGCGGTTCAAGGAGTTCATCGAGACCCGCGGCTACGAGACCGGGGCCTGGCGCGGTGAGATCAAGCAGGATCGCGTGGAGAAGACCGACAGAGAGCGCCGGGCCTCGTAA